From the Papaver somniferum cultivar HN1 chromosome 2, ASM357369v1, whole genome shotgun sequence genome, the window GGTGTATTCTAGCCTCTGCAGGGAGTTGCAACTTGTAAGATACACTGCCAATCTTCTGTAAAACAGGGAATGGTCCATAGTACTTGGCTTCCAATTTCAAATTCCTTCTCAGGGCTACAGAAGCCTGCCTATAAGGTTGGAGTTTTAGATAGACTAGATCACCCACCACAAAACTTCTCTCTACCCTGTGTTTGTTGGCATATAAACTCATCCTTTCCTGAGACTTGTGTAGAGAATATTTAAGTAGCTCCAAAATAGCATCTTTTTGTTTTAAATACtcctcaacagcagcaacagaggTAGTAGTGGTGGAAGGAAAATCCAAGTGGGGAGAATTATAGCCATACAGCGCAGTGAAAGGACTTACTTTTAAACTGGAGTAATAAttggtgttataccaccattcagccaAAGGTAACCATTGATGCCATTTCTTTGGTTGATGACCACACATGCACCTGAGGTAGCTTTCCAAGCAAGAGTTTGCTCTTTCAGTTTGGCCATCAGTCTGTGGGTGGTGGGTTGTGCTGAGGTTGAGCTGAGTTCCCATGGCTTTGAATAAGTCCCGCCAAAAATGACTAGTAAACATTTTGTCTCTGTCAGAGACAATGGATGAGGGAAGACCATGGAGCTTGAAGACCTGAGAGATAAATTCTTTAGCTACAGAGGAGGATGTATAAGGATAATGTAACCCAATGAAGTGTGCATACTTGGTTAACCTGTCTACCACCACTAAAATGACATATTTGCCTTCACTCATAGGTAACCGTTCTACAAAGTCCATAGAGATGTGCTGCCATGCATGATCAGGGATGGGTAAGGGCTGCAATAGGCCAGCTGGGAAAGTGTGTTCATTCTTATTCCTTTTGCAAGTGTCACAGGTAGAGACAAGCATCAGTACATCTCTCTACAAGGCTTGACAGAAGAAGGTAGCCTTGGCTCTCATATAAGTGGCTTGGATGCCAGAGTGGACACCCACAACAGAGGAATGTATGGATgccaaaattctgtttttaaCAGCAGTGTTGGAGCCAATGTAAAGTCTGTACTTGTACCTGAGAATTTGCTCCATGTAGGAGTAATGAGGAAGTGTATAAGGGGAGAGAGATAATTGAGCAATGATGTGTTGCACCTTTTGATCACCAGCATCACTGTCAATAATTTCTTGTTCCCAAGATGGCTGAGAAACAAATATTGTGTGACAAACATCTTCAGCATGAGATCGTCTGGAAAGAGCATCAGCAACCTTGTTATCAGACCCCTTTGTATATCTGATTTCATAATCAAAGCCCATAAGCTTCACTAACCATTTCTGTTGTAATTCAGTGTTGATTTTTTTTCAAGGAAATACTTGATACTCTGGTGGTCAGTCTGTATAATGAAACGATTTCCTTGTAAGTATTACCTCCACTTGGTGACAGCTTGGATAATAGAGAGTAGTTCTTTATCATAAGTGGATAAGGCAGCCTCTCTTGGTCCAAGTGGTTTGCTGTAGAAAGCCAGTGGTTTACCTTCCTGCATCAGAACAGCCCCAAGACTAGCATCACAAGAATCAGTTTGCAGCACAAATTGTTTGTTGAAGTTTGGTAGAGCTAAGACTGGAGTTGTAGACATTGCAGCCTTAAGTTGAATGAAAGTTGCAGTAGCTGATGGAGACCACAAGAAAGCATTCTTCTTGAGAAGGTTTGTGAGGGGTCTGCTGATTAAACCATAGTTCTTGACAAATTTTCTGTAGTACCCTGTGAGGCCCAAAAACCCTCTGAGTTCCTTGAGGTTTGTAGGAAGTGTCCAAGTGACCATGACAGAGATTTTAGCAGGGTCAGCTTTAACTCCTTCAACAGTAATAATGTGGCCCAAATACTCAAGCTCATTTAGGCCAAAGCAACACTTGGAAAAATTTGCAAAAAGTTGGTGCTGCCTCAAGATGTCCAATGTAGTTTGCAAGTGAGAAATGTGCTCTTATAAGGTGGAGTTGTAAATGAGGATGTCATAAAAAAATACCAATATAAACTTCCTTAAATGCTCCTGAAATATTTCATTCATGAGTTCCTGGAAGGTGGCAGGGGCATTAGTGAGTCCAAAGGGCATTACTTTGAACTCAAAGTGACCATGATGAGTTCTAAAGGCTGTCTTGTAGATGTCAGCAGAAGTACCTCTAATCTGATGATACCCAGCTTTAAGGTCAATCTTAGAGAAGAATTTCTTACCATATAGCTCATCAAGTACTCCTCTTTGATTGGAATGGGGAACTTATCCTTAATTGTGATGCTATTAAGCTTTATGTAATCAACACAGAACCTCCATGTGTTGTATTTCTTTTTTACCAAAAGTATAGGGGCTGCAAAAGGACTATGGCTGGTCTGTATAATTCCAGATTGAAGCATCTCCTGGACCAATGTTTCCACCACTGATTTTTGGATGTAGGGACATTTATAGGGCCTCAAATTGACTGGTTCTGAGTTTGGTTTGAGGGGAATGAAATGATCCAAACTCCTTTGTGGGGGAAGAGTCTTGGGTTTAGAGAAAACATCTGAGTAATGTGTAAGTAGCTCTGAAATTTGAGGGGGCGGAGTGGGTGGTGGGGTGGATGTGGAAATGGTGAAAAGTTGGGCAATAATGCCATGAGTATGTTTCTTAAAGAATCTCTTAACTGCAGGACCACTCATCATGCTCAATGAGGCTTTATTTGGAGACCCAGCCAGTGTAATCTTCTTACCATTATGCTTGAAGGAAATGATAAGTTTGGGAAAGTCGTTTAAGGATTGCTGCTGAAACTGCCTCAGCACTTGGATATTTGCACTCTGCTGCCGCTGTACCAGTAATCCATAGAGATATGAAGTCGGCTAACATCCTTTTGGATGCAAATTACACTGCAAAAGTATCAGATTTTGGAGCATCAAGGTTGATTCCAATGGATCGAACCCAAGTAACCACACTGGTACAAGGCACAGTAAGATATTTGGATCGCGAGTACTTCTTTACCAGCCAATTGACCGCGAAAAGTGATGTCTACAGTTTTGGTGTGGTTCTTGTTGAGCTTTTAACAGGAAAAATACCAGTATGTCTTGAGAGATCTCCAGGACAAAGAAATCTTACAGGTTATTTTATGTCATTATTGGAAGATAGAAGATTGTTCGATCTTCTTGATGCTCGAGTTTTGAACGAGGGAAAGGAAGATCAAATTCTTATAGTTGCAAGGCTTGCAGAAAGATGTCTAAACATCAAATTCCGTACTTGAGCCTGTGGATCTTTATATAGTGCCATCAAACGTTGATCAATGTAGTTCGGAGACAAATACCATTATGTCTATGAACATTCCGCGATGATTGTACTTATAAGTGTTGCTTATACTCCATGGTCTCCGATTTTACAAATAAAATTTCTTTATCTTCGATTTTGTATGTTACTTTAGTTGGAGATATAAAAGATAGAAGGTAGAACagcaaacagaaaacaaataactAAAATCACTTCATTAactggtttttattttatttcattaatttaGCTAGTGAGCTTATCAAATAAACCGACATAACTCAAATGGGTGAAGGTTCCAACCTTCCATAAGTAGAGTTAAGCTTCTTACCTTTCTGTACATTTACTGTCACTGGAACACACTTTTTTGTTACTCCTTCCATAAGTAGAGTTAGAAGGTACATACATGATACATGCACAATGTTTCAGTCTAACTACTCAACTGTTAACTGAAAACCTTATTAACTCGACCTGAATATGAAACAGGACGTGGGGGAGAGACTCAGCTGAGAGAGTGTACCAGGAGTTAATGTTTAAGGCTGGCCACTAACTTCTTTTATTTTGTTGGATCGGACTTGGTGCAGTCCCTGCATGATTTATCTTATCATGTGTCCCCACTACTTGATTTATTTTTCAAATGCAGCTCCATCTTTTTCAGCAAGTTGGTTACTGACCTTCATGTTGTGAGGTAAGAAGTGCTATCGCATTAGACTAGTTCTTCCTTGGTAGAGAACAAGAATATACTCCTCAATATACAAGGATATCCTTAACTACTTCTCTGTACATTGTACTTGTTGTATAAATATAGTTTACCAATTCATAGATAATTTAAAACAAAATGTTGATAATAAGGTTTAGGTCCTATCAGGTGTGGTTACTATTTGGAAAGTCTTCCATCCtataaaagagaaaagaaatcCAATGCTCAGTTATATGTATAGGAGCAGACACTGCCATATAGATGAACTAGTCAGCATGTGGCCTTTCACTAAGTCAACAGAGAACAGGCAAAGAGAGGACAATTTATCTGGCTTTAGCCAAGAGTTCCACCTAATAATCTATTGCAACTTGATTATAGACTAGCAAGCAATCAATTAAGCTATCATGTCCGTCTATCTATCCATGTATGCGCTTGCTGAAATGAAcaaagaaagagagaaataatTGCGCAAAAGATAGTACTGCAGATCGTGTGCTCTGATAATCATGATGATGTTGAAAAACTTCTCCCAGCTGATACTCTTCTGCTGGGTAGTGTTACCGTTTCAGGCGGCAATGGCTGCATCATTAATCCAAACAAAGCCCGGTTGCCTAGCCAAATGCGGGAATCTTGATGTTCCATATCCATTTGGTATTGATATCACTATTGGCGGCAGCAGTGGGAATCAATCAGGTTTAAACTGCTCTATTGGTGGATTCGGTAAGGGTTACAGCTTAAGGTGTGATGCTTCTTTTGACCCTCCCAAGCCCTTCTTGGGTATGGGCGTTGGCGAAGTTTTGAGTATATCAGAGAGTGAAATACGAATGAAGAACCAGCCAGCAGGCCACTTTTGTTACAATAAAAGTGACATAGCTCCGACTTCAAAGCTTCATCAAGCCCTACAGATAAATCTAGTTAGCACCCCACATACAATCTCATATAAAAAAAACAAGCTGTTTGGGGTCGGGTGCGATACAACCGCCTATTTAACCGGATTTGTCGTGGGTAGTAACATCAGCAATGATGGTAACGGTTATTCAAGCCTGTGTAAGTCCTCCTGTAATAGCAAAGAAAATGTGACAGAAGGATCTTGCCATGGCAATGGTTGTTGCGAGTTGTCCCTCCCAAAAAGGCTGAACTTCTTTAAAGCATTGGTGGACTCATTGGATAACCATACAAAAGTATGGCCTTTTGATCCTTGCAGTTATATCATGGTGGCTGAGCAAGAGCAGTACACCTTTCGTGCGTCAGATCTTCTTCCAGACACCAATTTCCTTGAAAGAGCAAAAGCTATGCCTTTTGTTCTGGATTGGGCGATAGGGAATATGACCTGCGAAGAAGCACAAAAAGGCTTGGCCAGCAACAACACTTTCGTTTGCAAAGAGAACAGTAATTGTATCAACTCTGATAACAATCCTGGATATCGTTGCACATGCTATGAAGGTTACGAGGGAAATCCATATCTCAGTCCTGGATGTCAAGGTACGTATATGTTACACATAAATACACAGAGGGGATATCTTAGTACGTGGCTATTTAAActagtacatttcatttatatATCGTCATTTGCTCATGTTACTTttcaaaaaataaagtaaaaaatcATTTGCTCATGTAGCTTTTATTATCTTGATAGATATGCAAAATAACTAACTAATTCGTTCTTTATAAGTTAATTGGTGAGATTTCCTTGCTTTCTCGCTTAACAGACGTGAATGAGTGCGAGGATCAAACCAATAATCCTTGCGTAGGGATTTGCACGAATACTGAAGGAAGTTACACTTGTACTTGCCCTAAGGGAAGCAATGGTGATGGGAAGAAAGACGGGAGTGGTTGTACCAAGAAACAAGAATCTCCATTATTGCGGATCACTCTCGGTATTAACTGATGATAACCCTCAAGTTACACAAGTATTTTCATCATGGCCATGTTTCTGAAGCAAATTTTCCTGCAGGTGTTGGCTTAGGATTATTGTTTTTGATAATCGGCCTTTCTTGGCTATACATAAGCATAATGAAGAGAAACCGCATCAAACTCAGAGAAAAATTCTTCGAGCAGAATGGTGGATTGTTACAAACCCAAAATGTACCCTCAAGTGAAGGTGGTGTTGAGTCCACTAAGATTTACACagcaaaagagctagaattggcAACCAACAATTATGATAAGAGTCGAGTACTCGGAGAAGGAGGTTATGGAACAGTTTACAAGGGAGTTTTATCGGACAATCGAGAAGTTGCCATTAAGAAATCCAAGATAGTTGACCAGAGTCAGATTGAGCAGTTCATAAATGAGGTTATCATTCTAACTCGGATTAATCATCGAAATGTGGTAAAACTATTGGGTTGTTGTCTAGAGGCTAAAGTTCCTTTGCTTGTCTATGAGTTTGTCTCTAATGGCACCCTTTTTCAACATATTCATTACAATAAAAGCGAGGCTGAGGCATCTTCTATTTCCTGGCATGATCGTTTGAGGATTGCTACCGAAACTGCAAGTGCAATTGCATATTTACACTCGGCAGCTTCAACACCCATCATTCACAGAGATATTAAGTCCGCAAACATTTTATTAGACGAAAATTACACTGCAAAAGTAGCTGATTTTGGAGCATCAAGGTTGATCCCTTTGGATCAAACCGAAATAGTGACGCTCGTTCAGGGGACCTTAGGATACTTGGATCCTGACTACTTCAAGACCAGTCTGTTGACAGAGAAAAGTGATGTTTACAGTTTTGGCGTAGTTCTTCTTGAACTCCTAACCGGAGAAAAACCGGTTTCTTTTGCAAGATCTGAAGAGCAAAGAAATCTTGCATCGTTTTTCCTTTTAAAAATGGAAGATGAAAATGCTCTACTTCAACTTCTTGATGCTCAAGTAGTAAAAGAGGAAAAGTTGGAGCATATCCTCCCAATTGGAGAGCTTGCAAAGCGATGTCTTGCACTGAAGAGTGAAGATAGACCTACAATGATGCAAGTAGCAGCGGAgctggaagatttgagaaagctGGCAACCCAAAACAAAGATACGAGGTCTGTACCATCAGAGCCAACAGATTTGTATAGTGTGCCAATGAGCTTTTCCACCATCTTCGATTCTGGACAATATAGTTCTGACACCACAAATACAACAATGTCAATGGGGGAGCCCCGGTGAAATCAAACTAAAACAGATAGAAATTCAATTAAAACTCTTGTTCCTAACCCCTAAAATCACCGATTTTATCAATAATGTGAACCCAAAATTTTATAGATGCATTATTTGATATCAGTTTTTATTGATGAgaatgggtggtggtggtggtagtgcctCTCACTGAGTGAACGTATCTGAGAAGCTAATTGTTCTCTGAAAACACAAAGTTTCCACTTTCCACAtgtccattttcttcttcttttccattcATCGTCTTTTGCCTCCTAAATTTCTTGCAAACTTAAAGCCCGTAAGGAAACTTAAATCTCAAGCAGTCAATCTGTAATGATTCGTACTTTAAATCTAAATTACAACAATATTGCAAATCTTATCAGGACGGACCCATAAACAGGAGGAACTCCAGTAATTCAAAATAACGACGAATCAAAAATTCTAGAAAAATTAGGTGTTAATACAATTTTATACTCTCTCTAAATTATCTGATGAGAAGGATTCGCTGCAATTATTTCGAGATTCAGACAAAAGGCTACATCACCTTCCCCTGATGTTAACACCTGCGGATCAAAAAGAAGCTAGTATTCTGCTCGTAGTGGTTTCAGAGGAAAAAGAGAAAGATGTGTTTGAGAAATCTCCATATACACAACAAATTGGTACGAATTATTTTAAGTCTTTCCCAGCCGTCCAAGACAGATAGAAATTCAATTAAAACTCTGTCGTAGCAGCCTCAGTTTACTCATTCATCACATAACCAAAAATGGTCGAGTTCTTACACAGATAAAACAAGAAATGGAAGGAGGACATTCCAAATCGGGATTAGTTAATCCTAGCGTGACACGTGTCACTTAGCTGTTAGCCACTCAACGATTCTTACTACACCCAGATGATTAATAAGGGCAGCCCAAGGTAATAGTCTTGTCATATGCAGGTATACGACACCTTCCCAGTTCACGACAAAGATTTCTCCTGTTGAAACCACATTTCTTTCATCTGGGTGTAGTTAGAAGTGAATCTTCCTCGAGCCAGCCTGATTCTTCAGTTAAGCGCGGAAGTTCTTGCTCCTGCGACAATTCCCCATCCGGATtatccgagtcaagaagatcataccggtatgctttcattaaccaatagatatttgtttattattgcTGGCGAGTGACGAAAGGAGATTTTCTTTTGCGCAGAGATATCCAACTGGGACATGTGTGACTgtcgttgatgatgatgatctgaCCTCCCCCCTTTCTTCGAAACCGAGCACACCGACCGTTGCTGATTTGGCATCTCTTGCTATGAATATCCCAGTGCAGGCTTGTCATTTGAAATCCGCATGAAATGTTTGTCTTCTAGCTACCGAAGCGTCGGTAAATTCCTGGTGCGGAAGGAATTTGTGACTCTGTATACGAAAATATGGCCATATTGACACCAGGAACATGGTGAATCATTGTTCGTCGTCTTTGGTTACCACAATAAATTGTCTCCTGCCTATGATCGTTGAAATGGAGGGAACATCCATCCGCGACGGAATCAACTATTGAAAGGTGggaaaacatggtgtctacctgtgaatatCTTGAGTTCAATGTAAGTTGGCTGCGGCATCGCCTTGACATTGTGAAGGTTGACAGAGCCAGTATTCTTGCCAACGTCGTTCCTGCCACAAAAGCcgttttggaagaggagaaggctctggcAGTGGAATCTCAAAAGGTGGGAAAGGTTATCCAGGACTTGAAGAGTAGAACTGAAAGGTATCAAaacaggttgaagatgatgctttcaaggaattATAATCTATTGGACGGgattttctgagttatgtagttgtgAGACATCtggttttctttctagtctcgaACATATACATTTTTTCTTGTACtggttttggagaaataagataattttcattgATATGCTTTGACTAAAATGAAGTTTTAATAACTGGGAtgtgaaggaaacataaaaatgtCTGGCTAGCCGTGCCATGAGATGACAATGGGTGAGGTAATAGTTAGGTGTAGTATGCCTTGAGCAATTTTCCATTCATGACCTTGTAGTATCCGCTGTTGTATGCTTTGGTGACCACATACgacccttcccattttggggagaattttggtgcggtcatgttttgttgaatgtgtttggcagtcttcaaCACCAAATCTCCTGcttgaaaaactcgaggtttCACCGCTTTGTCATACGCTCGGGAAACTCTATTTATGTATGCTTGTGCATGATCCTATGCTTTAGATCTCTTGGAATCTAAAGTGTCTAGCTCCGCTACCCTGGCATTCGGTGCTTCGGCTTCATTCCATTCGACTCCACTTGCATCGGCAATCCTTGCTGACGGGATTTTAATTTCCGCTGGGAGAATGGCGTCTGCGCCGTAGACGAGAGATTAAGGGGAGGCGCCAGTAGAGATACTTGGTGATGTCCGATATGCCCAAAGCGCCATGGGTAactgttcatgccacgttcgagggttatcgtgcactgtccggctgaggattcgaattagagtcttgttggtgctttcggcCTGCCCATTACCTTGGGGGTAGTAAATGGTGGAGAAAACTTGTTTAATTCCATATTATTCAAGTAACTCCCGCACttgtttgttggcgaaaggagtgccgttgtcggtgatgatgtgtttaggcacacCAAAACGGGCAAATGATATATTCCTTGATGAACGCTGTAATTATGGCTCCAGTAGTCCCTCGTAAAGGAATGTCTTTGACCCATTTAGTGAAATACTCCGTTGCGGTTATTATGTACTCGTGTTGTTTTGATGATGACGggttgatcttcccgatgatgtCGAGTCTCCAGCTATAAAACGGCCACAGACTACTTGCCGAATGCAGCGGAGTAGAGGGTGCGTGTATAAGATTCCCATGAATATGACATTTGTGGCATCTTTGAACAAAAGCAGCCgcgtcgtcttccatggtcggacAGTAGTATcgctcgtgtatctggagaaacaacTTCCTTTTCCCTTGGTGCTctccttcgtgcatttctttcaacATGATTTGGATTTCTGCCTTGCCCAGGCATCGTAATAAGTCTCCCCCAGAGATTTTACGATACAGGATTCCTTCGTGAAGTATGCATATTTTAGATCTTTGCTTTACCCTGGTTGCATATCTCTTGCTGGTAGGAAGTATGCTGTCGCGAAGATAACTGATGTACGGCTTCTGCCAGTCTCCAGCGTGGTTAATATTGAAAACTTCCAGTTGATATGGTGGTGCTTGGCAATTGGAACAAGATCCTTTGAGCAAACAATATTGAgtctccatttctggccagtagtagccaaggcgttgcagaCGACGGTTAAGCAGTTGTTGCGCCTCTTCATCTCCGAGGCATCTTGATAGGGAACCATCTGGGTTCCGATGATACAACATcccgtgaagcatgaagaagttttgtaaggttttgagGCTGATTTTCTCTTGAGAAAGCGAGTTGTTAAGTTCTTGAATAATCGGCATTCTCCAGTCTCCTTGGATCGTGAAATCCATGTTGATGCCAtggttcgtctcttcactgtcaaGGTTTCTTCCAAACCCTCGAAATGCAACTTTGATGCTAATGTGGCTAGGCAGTCATCATGTCTGTTCTTACTactgctgaaaaagcgggggtctaacaacaccacccaatatttcacttagaaatctgtatggactaactctgaaatactttatagagaatcaactagacattcagactcaatctaggtaaaagtatctcaagtagttaatatctctctcttgttttgatttactcaagctaatagacatcaacgagtcctaatcaaacacaaggaataacttggagggtaccaaagaccaatgtccaaggatcaatcaatgataatcaacaaccaaaggttggattaatctaattaatgatctaaacgcacaacctgtattatttcaattataaagataaacaatataatgcggaaactgaaataacacagacaacagaaattttgctaacgaggaaaccgcaaatgcagaaaaaccccgggacctagtccagattgaatacacactgtattaagccgctacagacactagcctacttcaagctaacttcggactagactatagttgaaccccaattagtctcccgctgatccaaggtacagttgtactcctatgcctctgatcccagcaggatactgcgcacttgattcccgtagctgatctcacccacaactaagagttgttaggacccaaaatcgcaggctttaacaataaacaaatctatcacacacagacaagtatatcaaaggatcaatctgtctcccacagaaaaacccaaaaattttgttccgtcttttgataataattaaggcgaacaagaactaattgataatccggtcttatattcccgatgaactgcctaaattaatcaatcacctcataacaatcttaatcgtatggtagcgaaacaagatgttgcgaatcacaaacaatgagacgaagatgtttgtgattacttttatatcttgcctatcggagaaatcaaacaatctcaagccaatcaatatgattgtactgttacgatataatatacaagatcagatcacacaactatgataaaagtagtatcggtctggcttcacaatcccaatgaagtatttaagtcgtcaacctggttttagaa encodes:
- the LOC113352107 gene encoding putative wall-associated receptor kinase-like 16, which translates into the protein MKSANILLDANYTAKVSDFGASRLIPMDRTQVTTLVQGTVRYLDREYFFTSQLTAKSDVYSFGVVLVELLTGKIPVCLERSPGQRNLTGYFMSLLEDRRLFDLLDARVLNEGKEDQILIVARLAERCLNIKFRT
- the LOC113349310 gene encoding wall-associated receptor kinase 2-like, translating into MMMLKNFSQLILFCWVVLPFQAAMAASLIQTKPGCLAKCGNLDVPYPFGIDITIGGSSGNQSGLNCSIGGFGKGYSLRCDASFDPPKPFLGMGVGEVLSISESEIRMKNQPAGHFCYNKSDIAPTSKLHQALQINLVSTPHTISYKKNKLFGVGCDTTAYLTGFVVGSNISNDGNGYSSLCKSSCNSKENVTEGSCHGNGCCELSLPKRLNFFKALVDSLDNHTKVWPFDPCSYIMVAEQEQYTFRASDLLPDTNFLERAKAMPFVLDWAIGNMTCEEAQKGLASNNTFVCKENSNCINSDNNPGYRCTCYEGYEGNPYLSPGCQDVNECEDQTNNPCVGICTNTEGSYTCTCPKGSNGDGKKDGSGCTKKQESPLLRITLGVGLGLLFLIIGLSWLYISIMKRNRIKLREKFFEQNGGLLQTQNVPSSEGGVESTKIYTAKELELATNNYDKSRVLGEGGYGTVYKGVLSDNREVAIKKSKIVDQSQIEQFINEVIILTRINHRNVVKLLGCCLEAKVPLLVYEFVSNGTLFQHIHYNKSEAEASSISWHDRLRIATETASAIAYLHSAASTPIIHRDIKSANILLDENYTAKVADFGASRLIPLDQTEIVTLVQGTLGYLDPDYFKTSLLTEKSDVYSFGVVLLELLTGEKPVSFARSEEQRNLASFFLLKMEDENALLQLLDAQVVKEEKLEHILPIGELAKRCLALKSEDRPTMMQVAAELEDLRKLATQNKDTRSVPSEPTDLYSVPMSFSTIFDSGQYSSDTTNTTMSMGEPR